The following coding sequences lie in one Pseudomonas sp. B33.4 genomic window:
- the tssF gene encoding type VI secretion system baseplate subunit TssF, translated as MSFNHYYQSELTALRQLGRRFAERSPALAPYLGQAGRDPDVERLLEGFAFLTGRLRQKLDDELPELSHSLMQLLWPNYMRPLPAFSILQFDPLKRSGPALRVERDTPIESKPIEDVRCRFRTCYPTDVLPLDLAALNYSVKGDGSLLSLRLEMSADGHLGELELSKLRLHFAGERYISQMLYLSLLRNLEGIELIPLDGAGKPIDGVSGKPMAFKIPGDRVKPVGFAEEEALIPYPLNTFRGYRYLQEYFAFQDKFLFVDVNGLDIINALPEDTLKQMRGLELRFDIRKSGIMRMRPTLDNVKLFCTPIANLFAHDALPIRLDGKQDEYLLLPAEYDLENCGVFSVETVTGWKPGGLGYQEYVPFESFEHDPSFDVPNSRPHYSIRQRSSLLHDGLDTYLSFGIRHTEAHETLSIELICTNQNLPRKLKLGDICMACEETPEFLSFRNITPATSSFAPPLNRDFLWKLISNMSLNYLSLADVNALKVILETYDLPRYYDQHAEKVSKRLLGGLKHIKHHHVDRLHRGLPVRGLRTELTIDPEGYIGEGDLFVFASVLNEFFALYASLNSFHELRVKSTQGEVYQWTPRMGLQPLL; from the coding sequence GTGTCGTTTAACCACTACTACCAAAGCGAACTCACCGCACTGCGCCAACTCGGTCGCCGTTTCGCCGAGCGTAGTCCGGCGCTGGCACCGTATCTGGGGCAGGCCGGGCGGGATCCGGACGTGGAGCGGTTGCTCGAAGGCTTTGCGTTTCTGACTGGGCGTCTGCGCCAGAAGCTCGATGACGAGCTGCCGGAACTCAGCCATTCGCTGATGCAATTGCTGTGGCCGAACTACATGCGCCCGCTGCCGGCGTTCAGCATTTTGCAGTTCGATCCGCTCAAGCGATCCGGGCCGGCGTTGCGCGTCGAGCGTGATACGCCGATTGAAAGCAAACCGATCGAAGACGTGCGTTGCCGCTTCCGCACCTGCTACCCGACCGACGTGTTGCCGCTGGATCTGGCTGCGCTGAACTACTCGGTGAAGGGCGACGGCTCGCTGCTCAGCCTGCGTCTGGAAATGAGCGCCGACGGCCACCTCGGTGAGCTGGAACTGAGCAAACTGCGTCTGCACTTTGCCGGTGAGCGCTATATCAGCCAGATGCTCTACCTGAGCTTGCTGCGCAACCTTGAAGGTATCGAGCTGATCCCGCTCGACGGCGCTGGCAAGCCAATCGATGGCGTCAGCGGCAAGCCGATGGCGTTCAAGATTCCCGGTGACCGGGTCAAACCGGTGGGCTTTGCCGAAGAAGAAGCGTTGATCCCGTATCCGCTGAACACCTTCCGCGGCTATCGCTACCTGCAGGAATACTTCGCCTTCCAGGACAAATTCCTGTTCGTCGACGTCAACGGTCTGGACATCATCAATGCGCTGCCGGAAGACACGCTCAAGCAGATGCGCGGCCTGGAATTGCGCTTCGATATTCGCAAGAGCGGCATCATGCGTATGCGGCCGACCCTGGATAACGTGAAGCTGTTCTGCACGCCGATTGCCAACCTGTTCGCCCACGATGCACTGCCGATTCGCCTCGATGGCAAGCAGGACGAGTACCTGTTGCTGCCAGCGGAATACGATCTGGAAAACTGCGGCGTGTTCTCGGTGGAAACCGTGACCGGCTGGAAGCCCGGCGGCCTCGGTTATCAGGAGTACGTGCCGTTCGAATCCTTCGAGCACGACCCGAGTTTCGACGTGCCCAACAGCCGTCCGCACTACAGCATCCGCCAGCGCTCGTCCTTGCTGCACGACGGCCTCGACACCTACCTGAGCTTCGGCATCCGCCACACCGAAGCCCACGAAACCCTGTCGATCGAGCTGATCTGCACCAACCAGAACCTGCCGCGCAAGCTCAAGCTCGGCGACATCTGCATGGCCTGCGAAGAGACGCCCGAGTTCTTGAGTTTCCGCAACATCACCCCGGCCACGTCGAGCTTCGCGCCACCGCTGAACCGTGACTTCCTGTGGAAGCTGATCAGCAACATGTCGCTTAACTATCTGTCGCTGGCCGACGTCAATGCGTTGAAGGTGATTCTCGAAACCTACGACCTGCCGCGCTACTACGACCAGCACGCGGAGAAGGTCAGCAAACGCCTGCTCGGCGGCCTCAAGCACATCAAGCATCACCACGTTGACCGCTTGCACCGTGGGCTACCGGTGCGCGGTTTGCGCACCGAACTGACCATCGACCCGGAAGGGTATATCGGCGAAGGCGACCTGTTCGTCTTCGCTTCGGTTCTTAACGAGTTTTTCGCGCTTTACGCCAGTCTCAATTCATTCCATGAACTGCGCGTAAAAAGCACACAGGGAGAGGTGTACCAATGGACACCACGTATGGGCCTGCAGCCCCTGCTTTAA
- the tssG gene encoding type VI secretion system baseplate subunit TssG — MDTTYGPAAPALSGLTKVIREYSLFQAVLLVIDRLREAHPHLSEDDLYDHVEFQANPSLGFPRSDVDRVEFFEEHGQMRARMRFNLIGLVGSGSPLPAFYGEQALGDSEDGNPTRNFLDLFHHRLQRLMLPIWRKYRYRASFQSGAIDPFSSQLFALIGLGGDEIRKAKELNWKRLLPYLGLLSLRAHSAALIEAVLRYYFKHEDLVIEQCIERRVEILEEQRNRLGRANSLLGEDLVLGENVRDRSGKFRIHITELNWQRFHEFLPIGFGYQPLCALVRFTLRDPLDYDIRLVLRQEEIRELRIGEQNACRLGWTSWLGREKADGVVTLGSKIH, encoded by the coding sequence ATGGACACCACGTATGGGCCTGCAGCCCCTGCTTTAAGCGGGCTGACCAAGGTAATACGCGAGTACTCGCTGTTTCAGGCCGTGCTGCTGGTGATCGACCGGCTGCGCGAGGCACACCCGCACCTGAGCGAAGACGATCTGTACGACCACGTCGAGTTCCAGGCCAACCCGAGCCTGGGCTTTCCGCGCAGCGACGTCGATCGCGTCGAGTTTTTCGAAGAGCACGGGCAGATGCGCGCGCGCATGCGTTTCAACCTGATCGGCCTGGTGGGTTCCGGCTCGCCGTTGCCGGCGTTCTACGGCGAACAAGCCTTGGGCGACAGCGAGGACGGCAACCCGACGCGCAATTTCCTCGACCTGTTCCACCATCGCCTGCAACGGCTGATGCTGCCGATCTGGCGCAAATATCGCTATCGCGCAAGCTTCCAGAGCGGCGCGATTGACCCGTTCTCCTCGCAGCTGTTCGCCCTGATCGGTCTGGGCGGCGACGAGATCCGCAAGGCCAAGGAACTCAACTGGAAACGCCTGCTGCCGTACCTCGGTTTGCTCAGCTTGCGGGCGCACTCGGCGGCGCTGATCGAAGCCGTGCTGCGTTACTACTTCAAGCACGAAGACCTGGTCATTGAGCAGTGCATCGAGCGCCGCGTAGAAATTCTCGAAGAGCAGCGCAATCGTTTGGGCCGCGCCAACAGCCTGCTCGGCGAAGACCTGGTGCTCGGCGAAAACGTGCGCGACCGCAGCGGCAAATTCCGCATTCACATCACCGAACTCAACTGGCAGCGATTCCATGAATTCCTGCCGATCGGTTTTGGTTACCAGCCGCTCTGCGCGCTGGTGCGGTTCACCCTGCGTGACCCGCTCGATTACGACATCCGCCTGGTGTTGCGCCAGGAAGAAATCCGCGAACTGCGCATCGGTGAGCAGAACGCCTGTCGCCTCGGTTGGACCAGTTGGCTGGGCCGCGAGAAAGCGGACGGCGTGGTGACCCTGGGCAGCAAAATTCATTAA
- the tssC gene encoding type VI secretion system contractile sheath large subunit gives MSTSAAQEKSAGNGEYSILDSIIAETRLTPDDEAYDIAKRGVSAFIEELLKPQNNGEPVKKAMVDRMIAEIDAKLSRQMDEILHHPDFQALESSWRGLQLLVDRTNFRENIKIEILNVSKEDLLDDFEDSPEVMQSGLYKHIYTAEYGQFGGQPVGAIIANYYMSPSSPDVKLMQYVASVSCMSHAPFIAAAGPKFFGLESFTGLPDLKDLKDHFEGPQFAKWQSFRTSEDSRYVGLTVPRFLLRNPYDPEENPVKSFVYKETVANSHEHYLWGNTAYAFGTKLTDSFAKFRWCPNIIGPQSGGAVEDLPLHHFESMGEIETKIPTEVLVSDRREYELAEEGFISLTMRKGSDNAAFFSASSVQKPKFFGISAEGKAAELNYKLGTQLPYMMIVNRLAHYLKVLQREQLGSWKERTDLELELNKWIRQYVADQENPSAEVRGRRPLRAAQVIVSDVEGEPGWYRVSLNVRPHFKYMGADFTLSLVGKLDKE, from the coding sequence ATGAGCACTAGCGCAGCACAAGAGAAGAGCGCCGGCAACGGCGAGTACAGCATTCTCGACAGCATCATCGCCGAAACCCGTCTGACTCCGGACGACGAAGCCTACGACATCGCCAAGCGCGGTGTGTCGGCGTTCATCGAAGAACTGCTCAAGCCGCAGAACAACGGTGAGCCGGTCAAGAAGGCCATGGTTGACCGCATGATCGCCGAGATCGATGCCAAGCTCAGCCGTCAGATGGATGAAATCCTGCACCACCCGGACTTCCAGGCTCTGGAATCGTCGTGGCGTGGTCTGCAGTTGCTGGTCGATCGCACCAACTTCCGCGAAAACATCAAGATCGAAATCCTCAACGTCTCGAAAGAAGACCTGCTGGACGATTTCGAAGATTCGCCGGAAGTCATGCAGTCGGGCCTGTACAAGCACATCTACACCGCTGAATACGGCCAGTTCGGTGGTCAGCCTGTGGGCGCGATCATCGCCAACTACTACATGTCGCCAAGCTCGCCAGACGTCAAGCTGATGCAGTACGTGGCCAGCGTTTCGTGCATGTCCCACGCGCCGTTCATCGCTGCGGCCGGCCCGAAATTCTTCGGCCTGGAAAGCTTCACCGGCCTGCCGGATCTGAAAGATCTGAAAGACCACTTCGAAGGCCCGCAATTCGCCAAATGGCAGAGCTTCCGTACTTCGGAAGACTCCCGCTACGTTGGCCTGACCGTGCCACGTTTCCTGCTGCGTAACCCGTACGATCCGGAAGAAAACCCGGTCAAATCGTTCGTGTACAAGGAAACCGTTGCCAACAGCCACGAGCACTACCTGTGGGGCAACACTGCTTACGCGTTCGGCACCAAGCTGACCGACAGCTTCGCCAAATTCCGCTGGTGCCCGAACATCATCGGCCCGCAGAGCGGTGGCGCGGTTGAAGATCTGCCGTTGCACCACTTCGAAAGCATGGGCGAAATCGAAACCAAGATCCCTACTGAAGTTCTGGTTTCCGACCGTCGTGAATACGAACTGGCCGAGGAAGGCTTCATCTCCCTGACCATGCGTAAAGGCTCCGATAACGCGGCGTTCTTCTCCGCGAGTTCGGTGCAGAAGCCGAAGTTCTTCGGCATCAGCGCAGAAGGCAAGGCCGCAGAGCTGAACTACAAGCTCGGCACCCAACTGCCGTACATGATGATCGTCAACCGCCTGGCTCACTACTTGAAAGTGCTGCAGCGCGAGCAACTTGGTTCGTGGAAAGAACGTACCGACCTCGAGCTGGAACTGAACAAGTGGATCCGTCAGTACGTTGCCGACCAGGAAAACCCGAGCGCCGAAGTGCGTGGCCGTCGTCCGCTGCGCGCTGCGCAAGTGATCGTCAGCGACGTTGAAGGCGAGCCGGGCTGGTACCGCGTGAGCTTGAACGTGCGTCCGCACTTCAAGTACATGGGTGCCGATTTCACCCTGTCGCTGGTTGGCAAGCTGGACAAAGAGTAA
- the tssB gene encoding type VI secretion system contractile sheath small subunit: MAKEGSVAPKERINVTFKPATGGAQEEIELPLKLLAIGDYTHRKDDRKIEDRKPISIDKMTFDEVLAKQELGLTLSVPNRLQEDGEADELAVQLRVNSMKDFNPASLVEQVPELKKLMELRDALVALKGPLGNAPAFRKAIEGVLADDESRGRVLGELGLNAAAPDA, translated from the coding sequence ATGGCCAAAGAAGGCTCGGTAGCCCCCAAGGAACGCATCAACGTCACCTTCAAACCCGCCACCGGCGGTGCTCAGGAAGAGATTGAACTGCCGCTGAAGCTGCTGGCAATCGGTGACTACACCCACCGCAAGGACGATCGCAAAATCGAAGATCGCAAGCCGATCAGCATCGACAAGATGACCTTCGACGAAGTGTTGGCCAAGCAAGAACTGGGTCTGACGCTGAGCGTGCCGAACCGTCTGCAGGAAGATGGCGAGGCCGACGAGCTGGCTGTGCAACTGCGCGTCAATTCGATGAAGGACTTCAACCCGGCCAGCCTGGTCGAGCAAGTGCCTGAGCTGAAAAAACTGATGGAACTGCGCGATGCGCTGGTGGCCCTCAAAGGCCCGCTGGGTAACGCACCTGCGTTCCGTAAAGCGATCGAAGGCGTGCTCGCCGACGACGAATCCCGCGGTCGCGTACTCGGTGAGCTGGGCCTGAACGCCGCAGCCCCGGACGCCTGA
- the tssE gene encoding type VI secretion system baseplate subunit TssE — MDGYGSLFERLNGDAQLRKGNSLEACAMASVAAHLAKMLSTRAGSVQTLADYGLPDLNDMRLSLHDSLSQARLAIENFIEAYEPRLSNVRVISLPRDHDQLRLAFSIEGLLEVEGFKRQVSFSARLDGSGQVKVT, encoded by the coding sequence ATGGACGGATACGGCAGCCTGTTCGAACGCCTCAACGGCGACGCGCAACTACGCAAGGGCAATAGCCTTGAGGCTTGTGCCATGGCGTCAGTGGCTGCCCATCTGGCCAAAATGCTCAGCACCCGGGCCGGCAGCGTGCAAACGCTGGCCGACTACGGGTTGCCCGATCTCAATGACATGCGTCTGAGCCTGCACGACTCCCTGAGTCAGGCCCGTCTGGCCATCGAAAACTTCATCGAAGCCTACGAGCCGCGCCTGAGCAACGTGCGTGTCATTTCCCTGCCGCGTGACCACGATCAACTGCGCCTGGCCTTCAGCATCGAAGGCCTGCTGGAAGTTGAAGGGTTCAAGCGTCAGGTCAGTTTTTCCGCGCGCCTGGATGGCAGCGGACAAGTGAAGGTCACCTAA
- the tssH gene encoding type VI secretion system ATPase TssH, with protein sequence MINVDLQQLIQALDAETRRDLERSAERCVARGGSKILVEDLMLGLLERPNGLLTRALQDADVDAGELSAALQSRVEHSASRNPVFAPELVQWLQDALLVANLELGQTQVEDAALILALLRNPMRYAGSRYQPLLAKLNIDRLKEFALSQHEQPAANGKPAAQGESLLQRFTHNLTQQARDGKLDPVLCRDGAIRQMVDILARRRKNNPIVVGEAGVGKTAIVEGLASRIAAGEVPQVLKGVELLSLDMGLLQAGASVKGEFERRLKGVIDEVKASPKPIILFIDEAHTLIGAGGNAGGSDAANLLKPALARGELRTIAATTWAEYKKYFEKDPALARRFQPVQLHEPTVSEAVTILRGLAQVYEKSHGIYLRDDAVVSAAELSARYLAGRQLPDKAVDVLDTACARVRISLAAAPESLERLRGELAEGGRQRQALRRDAEAGLLIDHEALDALEARLDEAETEMVALETLWTEQKQLAERLLELRQQLAKAREAAAVEPVVTVEEDAEGTVIETVSAEVEEGQSVEALEAQLNETHSALTAAQVKERLVSFEVCPRLVAEVISAWTGVPLAQLAREHNAKVASFATDLRTRIRGQEQAVHALDRSMRATAAGLNKPDAPVGVFLLVGPSGVGKTETALALADLLYGGDRFITTINMSEFQEKHTVSRLIGAPPGYVGYGEGGMLTEAVRQKPYSVVLLDEVEKADPDVLNLFYQIFDKGVANDGEGREIDFRNTLILMTSNLGSDKISDLCENGARPTAEVLEETIRPVLSKHFKPALLARMKVVPYYPVGGPVLRELIEIKLGRLGERLNRRQLDFSWCQNLVDHLSERCTQSESGARLIDHLLDQHVLPLVADRLLDAMATGESLKRVHATLDGEASVTCEFA encoded by the coding sequence ATGATCAACGTAGACCTGCAACAACTCATCCAGGCGCTGGACGCCGAAACCCGTCGTGATCTGGAGCGTTCGGCCGAGCGTTGCGTGGCCCGTGGCGGCAGCAAGATCCTCGTCGAAGATCTGATGCTCGGCCTGCTCGAGCGTCCGAACGGTTTGCTCACACGCGCGCTGCAAGATGCCGACGTCGATGCCGGCGAACTGAGTGCCGCGCTGCAATCGCGGGTTGAACACAGCGCCTCGCGCAACCCGGTGTTCGCCCCGGAGCTGGTGCAGTGGCTGCAAGACGCGCTGCTGGTGGCCAACCTCGAACTGGGCCAGACCCAGGTTGAAGATGCCGCACTGATCCTTGCGCTGCTGCGCAATCCGATGCGCTACGCCGGCAGCCGTTATCAGCCGCTGCTCGCCAAACTGAACATCGATCGCCTGAAGGAATTTGCCCTGTCGCAACATGAGCAACCGGCGGCCAACGGCAAACCAGCCGCGCAGGGCGAATCGCTGCTGCAGCGCTTCACCCACAACCTGACCCAACAGGCCCGTGACGGCAAACTCGACCCGGTGCTGTGCCGTGATGGCGCGATCCGGCAGATGGTCGACATCCTCGCCCGTCGCCGCAAGAACAACCCGATCGTCGTTGGTGAGGCCGGTGTCGGCAAGACCGCCATCGTTGAAGGTCTGGCTTCGCGCATCGCTGCCGGTGAAGTGCCGCAAGTGCTCAAAGGCGTTGAGCTGCTGTCGCTGGACATGGGCCTGCTGCAGGCCGGCGCCAGCGTCAAAGGTGAGTTCGAGCGTCGTCTCAAAGGCGTGATCGACGAAGTCAAAGCCTCGCCGAAACCGATCATTCTGTTCATCGACGAAGCCCACACTTTGATCGGCGCGGGCGGCAACGCTGGCGGTTCCGATGCGGCCAACCTGCTGAAACCGGCACTCGCCCGTGGCGAACTGCGCACCATCGCCGCGACCACCTGGGCCGAGTACAAGAAATACTTCGAGAAAGACCCGGCGCTGGCCCGTCGTTTCCAACCGGTGCAACTGCACGAACCGACCGTTAGCGAAGCGGTGACCATCCTCCGTGGTCTGGCCCAGGTTTACGAGAAGAGCCACGGCATCTACCTGCGTGATGACGCGGTGGTCTCGGCGGCTGAGCTGTCCGCCCGTTATCTGGCCGGTCGGCAACTGCCGGACAAAGCCGTCGATGTGCTCGACACCGCTTGCGCCCGCGTACGCATCAGCCTCGCCGCCGCCCCGGAAAGCCTTGAGCGCCTGCGTGGCGAACTGGCTGAAGGTGGCCGTCAGCGTCAGGCCCTGCGTCGCGATGCCGAGGCCGGTCTGCTGATCGACCACGAAGCGCTGGATGCTCTGGAAGCGCGTCTCGACGAAGCCGAAACTGAAATGGTCGCGCTGGAAACCCTGTGGACTGAACAGAAGCAACTGGCCGAGCGCCTGCTGGAACTGCGTCAGCAACTGGCCAAGGCCCGCGAAGCTGCTGCGGTCGAGCCAGTGGTCACCGTTGAAGAAGACGCCGAAGGCACCGTGATCGAAACCGTCTCCGCTGAGGTTGAAGAAGGCCAAAGCGTCGAAGCGCTGGAAGCCCAGCTCAACGAAACCCACAGTGCACTGACTGCCGCCCAAGTCAAAGAACGTCTGGTCAGCTTCGAAGTGTGCCCGCGTCTGGTCGCCGAAGTGATCAGCGCCTGGACCGGTGTGCCATTGGCGCAATTGGCCCGTGAGCACAACGCCAAAGTCGCCAGTTTCGCCACCGACCTGCGCACGCGCATCCGTGGTCAGGAACAAGCCGTGCACGCACTGGACCGCTCGATGCGCGCCACCGCTGCCGGCCTGAATAAACCTGACGCACCGGTCGGCGTGTTCCTGCTGGTCGGCCCGAGCGGCGTCGGTAAAACCGAAACCGCACTGGCCCTCGCTGACTTGCTGTACGGCGGTGATCGTTTCATCACCACCATCAACATGTCCGAGTTTCAGGAGAAGCACACCGTTTCCCGTCTGATCGGTGCACCGCCAGGCTACGTCGGTTACGGCGAGGGCGGCATGCTCACCGAAGCCGTGCGGCAGAAACCTTACTCGGTGGTGCTGCTCGATGAAGTCGAGAAGGCTGACCCGGACGTGCTCAACCTGTTCTACCAAATCTTCGACAAAGGCGTGGCCAACGACGGCGAAGGTCGCGAGATCGACTTCCGCAACACGTTGATCCTGATGACCTCGAACCTCGGCAGCGACAAGATCAGCGACCTCTGCGAAAACGGCGCACGCCCGACTGCTGAAGTCCTCGAAGAAACCATTCGCCCGGTGCTCAGCAAACACTTCAAACCGGCGCTGCTGGCGCGGATGAAAGTGGTGCCGTACTACCCGGTCGGCGGCCCGGTGCTGCGCGAGCTGATCGAGATCAAACTCGGTCGTCTCGGCGAGCGCCTCAACCGTCGTCAGCTGGATTTCAGCTGGTGCCAGAACCTTGTCGATCACCTGTCCGAGCGTTGCACGCAGAGCGAAAGCGGTGCGCGCCTGATCGACCATCTGCTCGATCAGCACGTGCTGCCGCTGGTGGCGGATCGTCTGCTCGACGCCATGGCCACCGGCGAAAGCCTCAAGCGTGTGCACGCTACGCTCGACGGCGAAGCCAGCGTGACCTGCGAGTTCGCCTGA
- the tssA gene encoding type VI secretion system protein TssA: MSYSSKLSAHYLELAKVSVSKENFAGEDVRFSSEFEALESELAKASSMHESGQIDWLKIRENSENLLRTQSKDLRVGAWLTWSLYQRESFPGLLAGLGLLHHLSENNWADVHPLKPRTRAAAIGWLVPRLEQVITENIAIKEQLPMFRQLSEHLSGLEAACAEHLGDDSPLLLPISRRLKTMIQRAADNQPAPGVVGAAVAQVKQAASQLLTPGAPIDNERDAHKALRAQQESARPLCAWWLKQKATDLRALRLNRTLLWMTIDAVPERNAEQITVLRGLPLEKLKLYQDRFDQGKYADLLVELEASLAKAPFWFDGQRMVWECLQNLNAELAMREVEIHFALLVQRLPGIVELRFHDGAPFADPSTRAWIAANVMPHLQSASAPRKVESENVETQPAWEKALEEVLPLLRKEGLKPAVQTLKQGLQSAHGGRERFFWQFALARLCFMAKKYELAKNQLETLDQTLQDSGLHAWEPDLALEVLHLLHSCCELLPQNHAVRERKEEIYRRLCHLDLEVVLE, encoded by the coding sequence ATGTCCTACTCAAGCAAACTTTCCGCCCATTACCTCGAACTCGCTAAAGTCTCTGTTTCCAAAGAGAATTTCGCGGGCGAAGACGTTCGTTTTTCGAGCGAATTCGAGGCGCTGGAAAGCGAGCTGGCCAAAGCCTCGTCGATGCACGAAAGCGGGCAGATCGACTGGCTGAAAATTCGCGAAAACAGCGAAAACCTGCTGCGTACCCAATCCAAGGATCTGCGTGTCGGCGCCTGGCTGACCTGGTCGCTGTACCAGCGTGAATCCTTCCCCGGGCTGCTGGCCGGCCTCGGTCTGCTGCACCATCTGTCGGAAAATAACTGGGCCGACGTTCACCCGCTCAAACCCCGCACCCGTGCCGCCGCCATCGGCTGGCTGGTGCCGCGTCTCGAGCAGGTCATCACCGAAAACATTGCGATCAAAGAGCAGTTGCCGATGTTCCGGCAGCTCTCCGAGCACCTGTCCGGTCTCGAAGCGGCTTGCGCTGAGCATCTGGGCGATGACTCGCCGCTGTTGCTGCCGATCTCCCGTCGCCTGAAAACCATGATCCAGCGCGCGGCCGACAATCAGCCGGCCCCCGGTGTGGTCGGTGCGGCAGTGGCGCAGGTCAAGCAGGCTGCCAGCCAGTTGCTCACCCCGGGCGCACCGATCGACAACGAACGAGACGCCCATAAAGCCCTGCGCGCCCAGCAGGAAAGCGCCCGTCCGCTGTGCGCCTGGTGGCTCAAACAGAAAGCCACCGACCTGCGCGCTCTGCGCCTCAATCGCACGCTGCTGTGGATGACCATCGACGCGGTGCCGGAGCGCAACGCCGAGCAGATCACCGTATTGCGCGGCCTGCCGCTGGAAAAACTCAAGCTGTACCAGGACCGTTTCGATCAGGGCAAATACGCCGACCTGCTGGTGGAACTGGAGGCGAGCCTGGCGAAGGCGCCGTTCTGGTTCGATGGCCAGAGGATGGTCTGGGAGTGTCTCCAGAACCTCAACGCCGAGCTGGCAATGCGCGAAGTGGAAATCCACTTCGCGCTTTTGGTTCAACGGCTGCCCGGCATTGTCGAGTTGCGTTTCCATGACGGCGCGCCGTTTGCCGATCCGTCCACCCGGGCTTGGATCGCCGCCAACGTCATGCCGCACCTGCAGAGCGCCAGTGCGCCGCGCAAGGTCGAAAGCGAAAACGTCGAAACCCAGCCAGCCTGGGAAAAGGCCCTCGAAGAAGTTCTGCCGCTGCTGCGCAAGGAAGGCCTGAAGCCCGCCGTGCAGACGCTCAAGCAGGGTTTGCAATCCGCTCACGGTGGCCGCGAACGCTTCTTCTGGCAGTTCGCCCTCGCGCGCCTGTGCTTCATGGCCAAGAAATACGAACTGGCCAAGAACCAGCTGGAAACCCTCGATCAGACATTACAGGACTCAGGCCTGCACGCCTGGGAGCCCGATCTTGCATTGGAAGTGCTGCATTTACTGCATAGCTGCTGCGAGTTGTTGCCGCAGAACCATGCCGTACGTGAACGCAAGGAAGAGATTTATCGCAGGCTGTGCCACCTCGACCTCGAAGTGGTACTCGAATAG